In Leifsonia sp. PS1209, the genomic stretch TCGACTCGAACTGCGCGTGCGCGATGGCCGCCTGCACGAGCACGGGCACGTCGTCCCGGTTCAGGTACGAGACCAGATCCTCCAGCAGCTCCGGGATGCGCTCGGGCGCAGGAGGAACGTGCAGTGCGCCGCGCGGCGAGTGGTCGCTGCCGCCGATCCAGTTCTGCATGTCGCGTACACGGCCCGCATACCGGGCCTCGTACTCGTCCTCCTCCATCAGGGCACTGTGAGCGGCGAGCATCCCGTCGATGGTGATCGTGCCGGACTCTCCCGCGTCGCGCACGAGCGTGTGCAGGGCGACGGAGGCGGCGACCATGCTCGTGGCGCTGCTGTTGCCCCGCCCGCCCGCGATCGCGCGGGCGAAGTCCTCCGCCGACGCCTCGATCCTCTCGATCTTGGAGGAGGCGACGGACTCGGTGCGCAGCATGAAGCGGGACAGCGCTGCGCTGTGGCCTTCCGCCGCGGTGTCGGCGACGGCGGCGGCGAGCAGCGCCCGCTCGCTGTCCCGCACGATGTCGAGCGACGGCTCGTAACTGAGCGCGGCGATGTGCGGCGGGATGGTCGCGGCCACCTCGGTCATCATCCGGTCGTCGCGCGTGCCCGCTCGCTGCGTCTGGCGCCACGGAAGCGTCTCGCTGCCGTGAGCTGGCCAGGAGGTCATAAGCCGGAGTACCTCTCGCGTTACTGTGGTTTATGGTCATTAAAGCACAGTAACGGTGTCGGTACTGTGGTTTATCTCGCTGACGACCTCACCCCGCCGCCCCGCCCCCGTTCGCATCCAGCCACTCCAGCACGCGCGGAATCGCCTTGTCCGCCACCGTCCCGTGCGTCGCGCCGGGGATCCTGTCGTACGTCACCGCGGTGCCCTCCGCCTTCTCGCGCGCGACGAACGCATCCGTGGCCGACGGGCGCACCAGCTTGTCGGAGAGACCCTGCGCGACGAACAGCGGCACAGCGATCCGGGATGCGCCCGGCGTGTTCGCGGCGAGGAGGCCGGACCACGGTTCCGTCGTCTCCGGATCCGCCGAGAGGAACGCGCCGATCAGCGGCTTCGCGATCTTGTGGAGGGCCGAGTTCTGGGTGAGGAGGCAGAAGGTGTTCATGGTGGGCAGCGCATCCACTGCCGCCCGGGTCAGGATGCTCTGCAGGGGCTGGTCGTACACCGCCGCGTATGCCGCGAAGGCGTACGACGCGATGCTCACCCCTGAGACGTCGCCGATGTCGGCGCGCATGAGGCTGGCCAAGTCGGTGGCCGGGGCGGCGACCGCGGCGGCGCGCACGTCTAGGTCCGGCGCGTATGAAGCGGCCAGCTGCGCAGCGAAGAGCACGGCCTGGCCGCCTTGCGAGTGGCCCCAGAGCACGACGCGCTCGCTGGCCTCGGGGCCGAGCACCGTCCGAGCCGCGCGGGCGGCGTCGAGCACGTTTCGTCCCTCGGTTTCGCCGACGAGATAGGAGTCCGGGCCCGGCACGCCCATCCCGGTGTAGTCGGTGTAGACCACGGCGTATCCGCGGTCGAGGAGGTCGGTGAGCCCCTCGACGAAGACGTACGGGTCGAAGAAGCGGGACGGCGCGCACTTCTCCGCGCTGCCCGTGGTCGGGTGGCCCCAGGAGACGATGGTTCGCCCGCCCGCCGGAGCAGGCGTATCGGGAACGACGAGAAGGCCGCTGTTCACGACCGGCTTGCCGGTGAGGTCGGTGGAGCGGAACAGGATGCGCCAGGCCGCTGCGCCGTCCGGCTGGCCGGGCGCCTGCTCGGTGGCGATCAGGGTGCCGGGCGCGCCGCTCGGCAGCGGGGACGGAACCGTGTAGAAGTCGCCGACATAGGGCCTCGCGCCCAGATCCTCCTCGATGCGCACGGGCTGGCTGGACGAGCATCCGGCCAGCACGGCCACCGCCGCCACCACCACGGCGACGGCCCCCAAGCGCAACACTCGCCGGCTCACACCCCGACGCTACCGTTCCCTGCCGCCCCTCCCCAAGCAATCGAGCCGGGACTTATGCACGCGACACGCCGGGCGGGAGCG encodes the following:
- a CDS encoding Fic family protein, whose product is MTSWPAHGSETLPWRQTQRAGTRDDRMMTEVAATIPPHIAALSYEPSLDIVRDSERALLAAAVADTAAEGHSAALSRFMLRTESVASSKIERIEASAEDFARAIAGGRGNSSATSMVAASVALHTLVRDAGESGTITIDGMLAAHSALMEEDEYEARYAGRVRDMQNWIGGSDHSPRGALHVPPAPERIPELLEDLVSYLNRDDVPVLVQAAIAHAQFESIHPFTDGNGRIGRALISAVLWRRGVTANTVIPLASGILARKDDYFDALTTYRSGHPTDIIRIIATATRVAAVEARVSIGQLSLLPDEWHAEMDTRRGSAIFNLIPAFFDHPVMTSEDAERLSGSGESQTFKALDRLAGAGIIREITGRKRGRVWVAADLIAELDDLDRRIQAAMRRTRVA
- a CDS encoding alpha/beta fold hydrolase — translated: MSRRVLRLGAVAVVVAAVAVLAGCSSSQPVRIEEDLGARPYVGDFYTVPSPLPSGAPGTLIATEQAPGQPDGAAAWRILFRSTDLTGKPVVNSGLLVVPDTPAPAGGRTIVSWGHPTTGSAEKCAPSRFFDPYVFVEGLTDLLDRGYAVVYTDYTGMGVPGPDSYLVGETEGRNVLDAARAARTVLGPEASERVVLWGHSQGGQAVLFAAQLAASYAPDLDVRAAAVAAPATDLASLMRADIGDVSGVSIASYAFAAYAAVYDQPLQSILTRAAVDALPTMNTFCLLTQNSALHKIAKPLIGAFLSADPETTEPWSGLLAANTPGASRIAVPLFVAQGLSDKLVRPSATDAFVAREKAEGTAVTYDRIPGATHGTVADKAIPRVLEWLDANGGGAAG